One window of the Shewanella cyperi genome contains the following:
- a CDS encoding methyl-accepting chemotaxis protein yields MKINVATRVIGGFSVVTLLLVILGIASLVTNSSLKDSTVLVQELSMPALEATGNLSETLSEQQRLILIAYHSAHSSAIPEQEKQFNTHSKNFKEGFTTLSGLLENNQNYLSQLNLLNSSYLKFANDSKAMIDAREQALTQQEELIKQRSTLENSADDASSGLLDLIDLESSSNQTEKEIAAAASAIDTSMSNIITTVYDLVSTEEKSKYDIIVKELDYIVGEAKTKIEYVNRHGEGLLDQELMQGINKDTSKVFSMLDGKQNTMLSLKASQLNNAEAALTKLNAVEKDAKEVSAKMRELSKSIDGVTKEISNKAISDVDSASMQTTLLVIIAIIVAIGVSLWVVRPLKRSLDEVNDALNVLASGDLTHKLDDSGHDEFAELSRNCNRLVDSLRALIVGILDRSTQLAAAAEQTSAITSQTTTGIQEQKSQVDQVATATTELSSSAHQVTLSADDALKQIKQADDEAHHMRTIADENKRTIQALAEEVAKASKVINKVHADSASIGSILDVIRGIAEQTNLLALNAAIEAARAGEQGRGFAVVADEVRSLASRTQESTREIQQMIEVLQQGTQQAVAVMELGQTQAKACVDKTEQANVALETISKSVHQAFDAGTHIAHAAQEQNLVSQQVSEKLEHIAAISEETAIGADQTAQSSHQVARLAEELQASVGEFKV; encoded by the coding sequence ATGAAGATAAATGTAGCCACCCGAGTCATTGGCGGTTTCAGCGTAGTAACCCTTCTCTTGGTGATTCTGGGTATCGCCTCTCTGGTGACCAACAGCAGTCTCAAGGACAGTACCGTGCTGGTGCAGGAATTGAGCATGCCTGCCCTGGAGGCCACGGGTAACCTGTCCGAAACTCTGAGTGAGCAGCAGCGCCTTATCCTTATCGCTTACCACAGCGCCCATTCCAGCGCCATTCCCGAGCAGGAAAAGCAATTCAACACCCACAGCAAAAACTTCAAGGAAGGTTTTACCACCCTCAGTGGATTGCTGGAAAACAATCAAAACTATCTCAGCCAGCTAAACCTGCTTAACAGCAGCTATCTCAAGTTTGCCAACGACAGCAAGGCGATGATCGATGCCCGGGAACAGGCACTGACCCAGCAGGAAGAGCTGATTAAACAGCGCAGTACCCTGGAAAACAGCGCCGATGATGCCTCTTCTGGCCTGCTGGATCTTATCGATCTCGAAAGCAGCTCCAACCAAACGGAAAAGGAAATTGCCGCAGCCGCCAGCGCCATCGACACCAGCATGAGCAACATTATCACCACTGTCTATGACCTGGTTTCTACCGAAGAGAAAAGTAAGTACGACATCATAGTCAAGGAACTGGACTACATAGTCGGTGAGGCCAAAACCAAGATTGAATATGTTAATCGTCATGGCGAAGGACTGCTTGACCAGGAGCTGATGCAGGGCATCAATAAAGATACCAGCAAGGTGTTCAGCATGCTCGATGGCAAACAAAATACCATGCTGTCACTGAAAGCCAGTCAGCTCAACAATGCAGAAGCCGCGCTGACCAAACTCAATGCCGTTGAAAAAGATGCCAAGGAAGTCTCGGCAAAAATGCGTGAGCTGAGCAAGAGCATTGACGGCGTGACCAAGGAAATCAGCAATAAAGCCATCAGCGATGTCGACAGTGCCTCCATGCAAACCACGTTGCTGGTGATCATTGCCATTATTGTCGCCATTGGTGTCAGCTTGTGGGTGGTCAGGCCGCTCAAACGCTCCCTGGACGAGGTCAATGATGCCCTGAATGTGCTGGCATCGGGCGATTTGACCCATAAGCTGGATGATTCCGGCCACGATGAATTTGCCGAATTGTCGCGCAACTGTAACCGCTTGGTGGACAGCCTGCGGGCACTGATCGTGGGCATTCTCGATCGTTCTACCCAGCTGGCGGCGGCCGCTGAACAAACCTCGGCCATTACCTCCCAGACCACTACCGGTATTCAGGAACAAAAGAGCCAGGTGGATCAGGTGGCAACGGCAACCACAGAACTGAGTTCAAGCGCCCATCAGGTGACCCTGAGTGCGGATGATGCCCTGAAGCAAATCAAGCAGGCCGATGATGAAGCGCACCACATGCGCACCATAGCCGATGAAAACAAACGCACCATACAGGCGCTGGCGGAAGAAGTGGCCAAGGCCAGCAAGGTGATCAACAAGGTGCATGCCGACAGCGCCTCCATAGGCTCGATCCTCGACGTGATCCGCGGCATTGCCGAGCAAACCAACCTGCTGGCACTGAACGCCGCCATTGAGGCCGCCCGTGCCGGTGAACAGGGTCGCGGCTTTGCCGTGGTGGCCGACGAGGTTCGCAGCCTGGCCTCACGGACCCAGGAATCAACCCGCGAGATCCAGCAAATGATCGAAGTACTGCAACAGGGTACTCAGCAGGCGGTGGCAGTCATGGAACTGGGTCAGACCCAGGCAAAAGCCTGCGTCGACAAGACAGAGCAAGCCAACGTGGCACTGGAAACCATCAGCAAATCGGTGCACCAGGCCTTCGATGCCGGCACTCACATTGCCCATGCCGCTCAGGAGCAGAATCTGGTGAGTCAGCAGGTCTCGGAAAAATTGGAACACATTGCCGCCATTTCCGAAGAAACGGCCATAGGTGCCGATCAAACGGCACAATCAAGCCATCAGGTAGCGCGTCTGGCGGAGGAACTGCAAGCCTCGGTAGGTGAGTTCAAGGTCTAA